One part of the Prosthecobacter vanneervenii genome encodes these proteins:
- a CDS encoding rhodanese-like domain-containing protein — protein sequence MATITVTELHQILQDNPAQNVIDVRTPVEFVEVHVAAAKNVPLDALDPASLYEKHDLSLEKPVYILCRSGQRATRAAAQLAQGGFPNSVIVEGGTLAWVEAGLPVNRGRGRIISLERQVRIVAGAIVLTGVLLSHFVNPSFIWLSGFVGAGLIFAGISDWCGMGLLLARAPWNRKV from the coding sequence ATGGCCACCATCACCGTCACCGAACTGCACCAGATCCTGCAGGACAATCCCGCGCAGAACGTCATCGACGTGCGCACCCCGGTCGAGTTTGTCGAGGTCCACGTGGCGGCGGCCAAAAACGTGCCCCTGGATGCTCTTGATCCCGCCAGCCTCTACGAGAAGCATGACCTCAGCTTGGAAAAGCCGGTCTACATCCTCTGCCGCAGCGGCCAGCGCGCCACACGTGCCGCAGCCCAGCTGGCCCAGGGAGGCTTTCCCAATTCCGTCATCGTCGAGGGCGGCACCCTCGCGTGGGTGGAGGCAGGCCTGCCGGTGAATCGTGGCAGAGGCCGCATCATCAGCCTGGAGCGCCAGGTCCGCATCGTCGCCGGAGCCATCGTGCTCACTGGCGTGCTGCTCTCGCACTTTGTGAATCCCTCCTTCATCTGGCTCAGCGGATTCGTCGGTGCAGGGCTCATCTTTGCCGGCATCAGCGACTGGTGCGGCATGGGACTGCTGCTGGCGCGGGCGCCGTGGAATCGTAAAGTCTGA
- a CDS encoding WCX domain-containing protein codes for MAERQWHPSQQISPMDDDGSEIEFRAELSGLEEITRWVLSWGSKAQVLGPAELKTRVQKELKAMVGACG; via the coding sequence GTGGCCGAGCGCCAGTGGCATCCCAGCCAGCAAATCTCCCCCATGGATGATGATGGGAGTGAAATCGAGTTTCGCGCTGAACTCTCCGGCCTGGAGGAGATCACGCGCTGGGTGCTCAGCTGGGGCAGCAAGGCACAGGTGCTGGGACCAGCGGAACTCAAAACGCGTGTGCAGAAAGAGCTGAAGGCGATGGTGGGAGCCTGTGGGTAA
- the epsC gene encoding serine O-acetyltransferase EpsC, whose amino-acid sequence MSSRKPKNPALALADWHIPELLASYERFGGFNENSSSNLPSKGAVSQVCEDLLQLLFPGFHDHDAIPDGTLAQLTVERMLSVVRRLQEQVRKAVRIGDPEKPTGKTVPIMKKFVKAIPAVRELLKHDVEAALAGDPSVRMQEEIILSFPFLEAIAIQRLAHRLYREGAPIIPRMMTEWAHARTGIDIHPGASIGTHFFIDHGTGVVIGETCNIGNNVKLYHGVTLGARSFAKDDSGNLVRGSKRHPDVEDNVTIYPNSTILGGETNIGEGSTIGANVFLMHSVPPNSLVVTKEAGLEILDKNARKKKKDVGEFII is encoded by the coding sequence ATGTCCTCCCGCAAACCGAAAAACCCTGCGCTGGCCCTGGCCGACTGGCACATCCCCGAGCTGCTGGCCTCCTACGAGCGCTTTGGCGGCTTCAATGAAAACAGCTCCAGCAATCTCCCTTCCAAGGGCGCTGTGAGCCAGGTCTGCGAGGATCTGCTGCAGCTGCTTTTTCCCGGCTTCCACGATCACGATGCCATCCCCGATGGCACCCTGGCTCAGCTCACGGTGGAGCGCATGCTCTCCGTCGTGCGCCGCCTGCAGGAGCAGGTGCGCAAGGCCGTGCGCATCGGCGATCCCGAAAAGCCCACTGGCAAGACCGTGCCCATCATGAAGAAATTTGTGAAGGCCATCCCCGCCGTGCGCGAACTGCTCAAACACGATGTGGAGGCCGCGCTGGCCGGAGACCCCAGCGTGCGCATGCAGGAGGAGATCATCCTTTCCTTCCCCTTTCTGGAAGCCATCGCCATCCAGCGTCTGGCGCACCGTCTCTACCGTGAAGGCGCGCCCATCATCCCGCGCATGATGACGGAGTGGGCCCACGCACGCACCGGCATCGACATCCATCCCGGAGCCAGCATCGGCACCCACTTCTTCATCGACCATGGCACCGGCGTCGTCATCGGAGAGACCTGCAACATCGGCAACAACGTCAAGCTCTACCATGGCGTCACCCTCGGCGCTCGCAGCTTTGCCAAAGACGACAGCGGCAACCTCGTGCGCGGCTCCAAACGCCACCCTGATGTGGAGGACAACGTGACCATCTACCCAAACTCCACCATCCTCGGCGGAGAGACCAACATTGGTGAAGGCAGCACCATCGGCGCCAATGTCTTTCTCATGCACAGCGTGCCGCCAAACTCCCTCGTCGTCACCAAGGAGGCCGGGCTGGAAATTCTCGACAAAAACGCCCGCAAGAAAAAGAAGGACGTGGGCGAGTTCATCATCTGA
- a CDS encoding RrF2 family transcriptional regulator has protein sequence MYITKRAEYALRALIRLGLEGRQGRPVVSVMKLARREKLPLKFLEGILGDLRKAGMIERLRGKDCGARLSTSADAFTPGDVIRKIDGDFAPTYCTRKTTTQECNCPNREQCGVRMLMMKSHAATISILDGCSMSQVIDMVMLTMLNDSGRDVSNKAGKLRHANPEDGFLAALSRSKVMPSLLQTS, from the coding sequence ATGTATATTACAAAGCGGGCCGAGTATGCCTTGCGGGCACTGATTCGACTGGGACTCGAAGGCCGCCAGGGAAGGCCGGTAGTGTCCGTCATGAAGCTGGCACGCAGGGAAAAACTTCCCCTTAAATTTCTGGAGGGCATTCTTGGCGATCTGCGCAAAGCCGGGATGATCGAAAGGCTGCGTGGCAAAGACTGTGGTGCGCGTCTGAGCACATCTGCTGATGCATTCACCCCCGGAGATGTCATCAGAAAAATCGATGGAGATTTTGCTCCCACCTACTGCACCCGCAAGACTACCACCCAGGAATGCAATTGCCCAAACCGGGAGCAGTGCGGCGTGCGCATGCTGATGATGAAGAGCCATGCTGCAACGATTTCAATCCTTGATGGATGTTCGATGTCACAAGTCATCGACATGGTGATGCTGACAATGCTGAATGATTCTGGCCGAGATGTCTCAAATAAAGCTGGCAAGCTACGGCACGCCAATCCGGAGGATGGATTTTTAGCCGCTTTGTCGCGCTCGAAGGTGATGCCCTCTCTTCTCCAAACTTCTTGA
- a CDS encoding DUF932 domain-containing protein: MIANLEPQSLITAPRHPNLILHCGAHSVNLEEVGKVRTPRSSTSWCPIPHHQLITTVQRALATTNLRIGAQAHSLSHEGQRYFGLMEVHAQKASDDYCWVLGLRNSHDKTFPAGIVAGAAVLVCDNLSFSGEIKFGRKHTRFINRDLPQLVSRSIGQLLAKWHDQDKRIAAYKEAEISDTQAHDLVIRATDVGVCSNRLIPPVLHEWREPRHAAFESRNVWSLFNAFTEALKEGSLAELPKRTEALHGLLDTHVGLAA; encoded by the coding sequence ATGATCGCAAACCTTGAACCACAATCCCTCATCACCGCACCTAGGCATCCGAATCTCATCCTTCACTGCGGTGCACACAGCGTAAATCTTGAAGAAGTCGGCAAAGTCCGAACACCGCGCTCCTCCACGAGCTGGTGTCCCATTCCCCATCATCAGCTCATCACCACCGTGCAGAGAGCCCTGGCCACCACCAATCTACGCATCGGCGCTCAGGCTCATTCGCTGTCCCACGAGGGGCAACGATACTTCGGGCTCATGGAAGTCCACGCCCAAAAAGCCAGCGACGACTATTGCTGGGTGCTAGGACTGCGAAACAGTCACGACAAGACTTTCCCCGCCGGCATCGTCGCCGGTGCAGCGGTCCTGGTTTGTGATAATTTGTCGTTCAGCGGCGAAATCAAATTCGGACGCAAACACACCCGGTTCATCAACCGCGACCTCCCACAACTGGTGTCCCGTTCCATCGGACAGCTGCTTGCCAAATGGCACGACCAAGATAAACGAATCGCCGCCTACAAAGAGGCGGAGATCAGCGACACCCAGGCCCATGACCTCGTCATCCGCGCCACGGATGTCGGCGTCTGCAGCAATCGCCTCATCCCGCCCGTGCTTCATGAATGGCGCGAGCCACGGCATGCAGCCTTCGAAAGCCGAAACGTCTGGAGCCTGTTCAATGCCTTTACGGAGGCCCTGAAAGAAGGCAGCCTGGCGGAGCTGCCCAAGCGTACTGAGGCGCTTCACGGCCTACTCGACACTCATGTCGGGCTGGCCGCTTGA
- a CDS encoding family 2A encapsulin nanocompartment shell protein — protein MSNTSVQSFPALNAKAARNLATATVTPPQWDEISPRWLLKLLPYVDVDGGVYRVNRVVSKVPGPTVELLTVDEGEPRLPTTFVDYEEEPREYHLSTIQTVLHTHTRITDLYSNRIDQLREQVRLTVEALKEKEEREVLNHPKFGILNVVAPQQRIQTRKGPPTPDDLDELLSLVWKKPAFFLAHPKAIAAFGREATRRGVPPPTVSLFGSPFITWRGIPLIPSDKLPLSAEGTTSILLLRVGENQRGVVGLQKAGVTGEIEPGLSVRYMGTNENSIASHLVTRYFSVAALDEDAIGLLGNVSVTNYHEYVYPKA, from the coding sequence ATGAGCAACACATCCGTACAATCATTCCCGGCCCTGAACGCCAAAGCCGCGCGCAATCTGGCCACCGCCACCGTCACCCCGCCGCAGTGGGACGAGATCTCCCCACGCTGGCTGCTCAAGCTGCTGCCCTATGTCGATGTCGATGGCGGTGTGTACCGCGTGAACCGCGTCGTCTCCAAAGTGCCCGGCCCCACGGTCGAGCTCCTCACGGTGGATGAGGGTGAGCCCAGGCTCCCGACCACCTTTGTCGATTATGAGGAAGAGCCGCGCGAGTACCACCTCAGCACCATTCAGACCGTTCTGCACACGCACACGCGCATCACGGACCTCTACAGCAACCGCATCGACCAGCTCCGCGAGCAGGTACGTCTCACCGTCGAGGCGCTGAAGGAGAAAGAGGAGCGCGAGGTGCTCAATCATCCCAAATTCGGCATCCTCAATGTCGTGGCTCCGCAGCAGCGCATCCAGACGCGCAAAGGCCCGCCCACTCCGGATGACCTCGACGAGCTGCTCAGCCTCGTGTGGAAAAAGCCCGCCTTCTTCCTCGCGCATCCCAAGGCCATCGCCGCCTTTGGCCGCGAGGCCACGCGCCGTGGCGTGCCGCCGCCCACCGTCTCCCTGTTTGGCTCTCCCTTCATCACCTGGCGTGGCATCCCCCTCATCCCCAGCGACAAGCTGCCGCTGAGCGCCGAGGGCACCACCAGCATCCTGCTACTCCGCGTGGGTGAAAATCAGCGCGGTGTGGTGGGCCTGCAAAAAGCCGGCGTCACCGGCGAAATCGAGCCCGGCCTCTCCGTGCGCTACATGGGCACCAATGAGAACTCCATCGCCTCCCATCTCGTCACACGTTACTTCTCCGTGGCTGCACTGGATGAGGACGCCATCGGCCTGCTTGGAAATGTCTCGGTGACCAACTACCACGAGTATGTCTATCCTAAGGCCTGA
- a CDS encoding cysteine synthase A has protein sequence MSIKTYHGIDHHVGGTPLIRLKRLSELTGCEILGKAEFMNPGGSVKDRTALGIITEAEKQGLLKPGGTIVEGTAGNTGIGLTLIGQARGYRSVIIIPETQSPEKITLLRTLGAEVHCVPAKPYSDTGNYNHIARRLAEENGWFWANQFDNTANRLVHYQTTGPEIWRQTRGEVSAFVSAVGTGGTLAGTSIYLKEQNPAIHTVCADPYGAAMWSWFTHGHTDIDDGDSIAEGIGQMRVTSNIEGLNVDKAYRIDDQTALSIIYHLLRDEGLFLGLSSGINIGAAVRHAQEQGPGKTIVTILCDSGHKYQSKLYNRDWLQANDLDPDFTLEKAVG, from the coding sequence ATGAGCATCAAAACCTATCACGGCATCGACCACCACGTGGGCGGCACGCCACTCATCCGCCTGAAACGCCTGTCTGAGCTGACTGGCTGTGAAATTTTGGGCAAGGCCGAGTTCATGAACCCCGGCGGCTCTGTCAAAGACCGCACCGCGCTGGGCATCATTACTGAAGCGGAAAAGCAGGGGTTGCTTAAACCCGGCGGCACCATCGTCGAAGGCACGGCTGGCAACACCGGCATCGGACTCACCCTCATTGGCCAGGCCAGGGGCTACCGCTCTGTCATCATCATCCCTGAAACTCAGTCTCCCGAAAAGATTACCCTCCTGCGCACGCTTGGTGCAGAGGTGCATTGCGTGCCTGCCAAGCCCTACAGCGACACTGGCAACTACAACCACATCGCACGTCGTCTCGCAGAGGAAAACGGCTGGTTCTGGGCCAACCAGTTTGACAACACTGCCAACCGCCTCGTGCACTACCAAACCACAGGCCCCGAGATCTGGCGCCAGACGCGTGGAGAAGTCAGCGCCTTCGTCTCGGCCGTGGGCACCGGAGGCACCCTCGCGGGCACTTCGATCTATCTCAAGGAGCAGAACCCCGCCATCCACACGGTGTGTGCAGACCCCTACGGAGCCGCCATGTGGTCATGGTTCACCCATGGCCACACCGACATCGACGACGGCGACTCCATCGCCGAGGGAATCGGTCAGATGCGCGTCACCAGCAACATCGAGGGCCTCAATGTAGACAAGGCCTATCGCATCGACGACCAGACCGCGCTCAGTATCATCTATCACCTTCTGCGTGATGAAGGACTCTTCCTTGGTCTCAGCAGCGGCATCAACATTGGTGCCGCAGTGCGCCACGCTCAGGAGCAGGGCCCGGGAAAGACCATCGTCACCATCCTCTGCGACTCCGGCCACAAGTACCAGTCTAAACTCTACAACCGCGACTGGCTGCAGGCCAACGATCTCGATCCCGACTTCACGCTGGAAAAAGCCGTGGGCTGA
- a CDS encoding cysteine desulfurase, giving the protein MSILRPDLPSPFAAFGSGTEDTALIRSLVGELFNGRATSAPELPGALPVTLSGVPTQLPVAPPAAAEPTVPAADTRDIGLNGGFPTTTSSAPPVHPTVVGAEPAADSKPATPTGTHEAGADGSYEYGEPRFYLESLGSHPPDVPVETDLASLHRTPSFPQQAQVVSEPDFYFLERLKGASLPAPAASLSSFDVEGVRRDFPALHQRVNGHPLIYLDNAATTHKPQAVLDATAQFYGRDNSNIHRAAHVLAERSTKLFEAGREKVRQFLGAGDAKEIVFLRGTTEAINLVANSYGRRHVGPGDEILLTQLEHHANIVPWQLLAQQTGAVIRVAPINDRGELILEEFARLISERTKIASVTHVSNALGTVNPVEQIIPMAHAVGAVVLVDGAQSTPHIPINVSALDADFFVFSAHKIFGPTGIGALYGKKHLLDAMPPWQGGGHMIQDVTFEKTIYRPAPEKFEAGTPDIAGVVGLGAAIDYLFRVGIPAIAAYEHSLLEYATQALATVPGLRPIGTAANKASVLSFIIPGVSNDAIARHLDKQGIAVRAGHHCALPAQRHFGQDTTVRPSLAFYNTFAEVDSLVSALHQLPKR; this is encoded by the coding sequence ATGTCTATCCTAAGGCCTGATCTTCCATCCCCCTTTGCCGCATTCGGCTCAGGCACGGAGGACACCGCCCTGATTCGCAGCCTCGTGGGCGAGCTCTTTAATGGCAGAGCCACCTCTGCTCCTGAACTGCCCGGCGCACTGCCTGTCACTCTGTCTGGCGTTCCCACCCAGCTCCCCGTGGCACCCCCTGCGGCCGCAGAGCCAACCGTGCCTGCAGCGGACACGCGGGACATCGGGCTCAATGGCGGCTTCCCCACCACCACCAGCTCAGCACCGCCCGTGCACCCCACCGTCGTGGGTGCTGAGCCTGCTGCAGACTCCAAGCCCGCGACCCCCACCGGCACGCACGAGGCCGGTGCCGATGGCTCCTATGAGTATGGCGAGCCACGCTTCTATCTGGAGAGCCTCGGCTCCCATCCGCCGGATGTTCCAGTGGAGACCGATCTGGCCAGCCTGCACCGCACGCCCTCTTTTCCGCAGCAGGCGCAGGTGGTCTCCGAGCCCGACTTCTATTTCCTGGAGCGTCTCAAAGGTGCCTCGCTGCCCGCCCCGGCGGCTTCACTGAGCAGCTTCGATGTCGAGGGTGTGCGGCGGGATTTCCCCGCGCTGCATCAGCGTGTGAACGGCCACCCGCTCATCTATCTGGACAATGCGGCCACCACGCACAAGCCCCAGGCCGTGCTGGATGCCACCGCCCAGTTCTACGGTCGGGACAACTCCAACATCCACCGCGCCGCGCACGTGCTGGCGGAGCGCTCCACCAAGCTCTTCGAGGCCGGACGCGAAAAGGTGCGCCAGTTTCTCGGCGCGGGAGATGCCAAGGAGATCGTCTTCCTGCGCGGTACCACCGAGGCCATCAACCTCGTGGCCAACAGCTACGGCCGCAGGCACGTCGGGCCTGGAGATGAGATTCTGCTCACCCAGCTGGAGCACCACGCCAACATCGTCCCGTGGCAGCTTCTGGCTCAGCAAACAGGGGCCGTCATCCGCGTGGCTCCCATCAATGACCGTGGTGAGCTCATTCTGGAGGAGTTTGCCAGGCTGATAAGCGAGCGCACCAAGATCGCCAGCGTCACGCATGTCTCCAATGCCCTCGGCACCGTCAATCCCGTGGAGCAGATCATCCCGATGGCGCACGCCGTCGGCGCGGTGGTCCTGGTGGATGGCGCGCAATCTACGCCGCACATCCCCATCAATGTGAGCGCACTCGATGCCGATTTCTTCGTCTTCAGTGCGCACAAGATTTTCGGCCCCACCGGCATCGGCGCACTCTATGGCAAAAAGCACCTGCTCGATGCCATGCCCCCGTGGCAGGGCGGCGGCCACATGATCCAGGACGTGACGTTTGAAAAAACGATCTATCGTCCCGCGCCCGAAAAATTCGAGGCCGGCACACCGGACATCGCTGGTGTCGTGGGTCTGGGGGCTGCGATCGATTACCTCTTCCGCGTCGGCATTCCCGCCATTGCCGCGTATGAGCACTCGCTGCTGGAGTATGCCACACAGGCGCTCGCCACCGTGCCCGGACTGCGGCCCATCGGCACAGCGGCAAACAAGGCCAGCGTGCTCTCCTTCATCATCCCCGGGGTTTCCAATGACGCCATCGCGCGTCATCTCGACAAGCAGGGCATCGCCGTGCGTGCCGGTCACCACTGCGCTCTGCCCGCACAGCGCCACTTTGGCCAGGACACCACCGTGCGCCCGTCCCTGGCCTTTTACAACACCTTCGCGGAGGTGGATTCCCTCGTCTCCGCGCTGCACCAACTCCCCAAACGCTGA
- a CDS encoding helix-turn-helix domain-containing protein: MKTNLTAMKKLILRSTQSLLQTLAFTGLSAEQSLLATIVSQNPTTDRRVRQRAQSLLLLDGGATSAEVSSRTSMSRRSLGDLIQRFRTGGLCAAILGAHASPQRRAWLTLSPSSAPRVQLQRQPSARRAIPSTEAAAPSAAEKTTTASRIESARCCCHSDHSQAPAGTV, translated from the coding sequence CCATGAAAAAGCTCATCCTCCGATCCACACAGTCGCTGCTGCAGACGCTGGCTTTCACCGGCCTCTCGGCGGAGCAGTCCCTGCTGGCCACCATCGTGAGCCAGAATCCCACCACCGACAGGCGCGTCCGCCAGCGTGCGCAGTCACTGCTGCTGCTCGATGGCGGGGCCACCAGCGCCGAAGTCTCCAGCCGCACCTCCATGAGCAGGCGCAGCCTGGGAGATCTGATCCAGCGCTTTCGCACAGGCGGTCTGTGCGCCGCCATTCTCGGGGCGCATGCCTCGCCGCAGCGTCGTGCCTGGCTCACGCTCAGCCCCTCCAGTGCGCCCCGCGTGCAGCTGCAGCGCCAGCCTTCCGCCCGTCGTGCGATCCCGAGCACCGAGGCTGCGGCTCCTTCCGCAGCAGAGAAAACCACCACGGCTTCACGGATTGAATCCGCACGCTGTTGTTGTCATTCCGACCACTCCCAGGCGCCGGCTGGCACCGTTTGA